In the genome of Pseudomonas sp. HS6, one region contains:
- a CDS encoding VWA domain-containing protein, whose protein sequence is MWQLDYPWLLLLLPLPWLAYRYLPAYQEARSAVRVPFFNAMSRAVGETPGTAGSRRNHWQLLLNFLVWALLLLAVARPVFVEKPIERQQPVRDLMLAIDISQSMETEDFTNASGQKINRLAAVKDVVQGFIDKRKDDRLGLIVFGSGAYPQAPLTLDHASLSLLLADTGIGMAGPNTAIGDAIGLSLKLLDKAHEQEKVLILLTDGNDTSSAITPDHAAEMAAAKGVVIHTIGIGDPGASGEAKVNLPGLEQIAKTTGGQFFRAEDRNALDQVYSTLDRLTPHQVKTLSHQPQRELFYWPLGAALLLLTLYHLGALLRPRLAVSRQRQEA, encoded by the coding sequence ATGTGGCAGCTTGATTATCCGTGGCTGTTACTCCTGCTGCCGCTGCCCTGGCTGGCCTACCGTTACCTGCCCGCGTATCAGGAAGCCCGCAGCGCCGTGCGCGTGCCGTTCTTCAACGCCATGAGCCGCGCCGTCGGTGAAACACCCGGCACCGCCGGCAGCCGCCGCAACCACTGGCAACTGCTGCTCAATTTCCTGGTGTGGGCCTTGTTGCTGTTGGCCGTCGCACGTCCGGTGTTCGTCGAAAAACCCATCGAGCGCCAGCAACCGGTGCGTGACTTGATGCTTGCGATCGACATTTCGCAGTCGATGGAAACCGAAGACTTCACCAACGCCAGCGGCCAGAAAATCAATCGCCTCGCCGCCGTCAAAGATGTCGTCCAGGGTTTCATCGACAAGCGCAAGGACGACCGCCTCGGGCTAATCGTGTTCGGCAGCGGCGCCTATCCGCAGGCGCCGTTGACCCTCGATCACGCCAGCCTGTCGCTGCTGCTGGCCGACACCGGGATCGGCATGGCCGGCCCGAACACCGCGATTGGCGATGCCATCGGTCTCAGTCTCAAGTTGCTGGACAAGGCCCATGAACAGGAAAAAGTCTTGATCCTGCTCACCGATGGCAACGACACCAGCAGCGCCATCACCCCGGACCATGCCGCCGAAATGGCCGCCGCCAAAGGCGTGGTGATTCACACCATCGGCATCGGCGATCCAGGCGCCTCCGGTGAAGCCAAGGTCAATCTGCCGGGGCTGGAGCAAATCGCCAAAACCACCGGCGGCCAGTTCTTCCGCGCCGAAGATCGCAACGCGCTGGATCAGGTCTACAGCACCCTCGACCGCCTCACGCCACATCAGGTGAAAACCCTCAGTCATCAGCCGCAGCGCGAGTTGTTCTACTGGCCGTTGGGTGCAGCCCTGTTGTTGCTGACCCTGTATCACCTCGGCGCCCTGCTCCGTCCACGGCTGGCGGTTTCACGTCAGCGGCAGGAGGCCTGA